The region TTTCCTTTACTTGGTAATACGTTGTGCGGTTGGTCTGATTTTCGTTATTTTGTTCAGCGCTTTATATAGGTATAGTTTTCACGTAAGGCATGCTATAAACCTTACTGCACTTGTATATGCGTGTCGAGTTTTGTCTGCCGACTATTCTAATGCCATGAATTCCGGTACGATTACTGAGGTTTGTACACACCAATTAAAAATGGCCGCCGTCTTGCAAGCACACAAGTCAGTGTATAAGTCAAGTTGACACAAAGTGAGGAAGTTAAGGAAATGATACTTACTCGAGAATATCGGATCTGTTTTCATGCAATGTCGACTTGAAGCTAGAAGTGTTGTCAATTGATTCTTCTTACATCAGTAAATTAAAATAACTTTATAGAGTCTTCCTCAAACATCCACTTCCCTCTAAAACAGCCCTAATTACTACAAAGTTATTAATCAAAAATGTGCATAACTTCGGTTACTATTGGTTGTATACTCAGAGTCAACCTACACTGAAAGACTGCGTATACGTGCACATGCGCACCGTACCGTTGTGGCGTTTCCGTTTAGGGTGCGTGAACCAATTTTTATTAATTGCAGCCAGGAAGTTTAATTTAAGTTTCTAAATATAAACTCTTTGCTCCGTGTGCGTCTGGAAGCTGCTTTAGTTGTTTCTAGAATAGACAGACAGTTGCTAAGATGGTTCCGTTAAAGGCACCCTAATGGGTACATTTTGGGACCGAGGGGTAGAGGGGTGGTCCCTATATGATGGAGGGGAGGGTGTGGCTGGGGGGTAATGATGGATCACAGCTTCAAATGTGGGTTGCGGACgactaaacaaaacacaaactgtaAATTTGAAATACATACCGGGCCGACGAGGCGCAATTCTTTAATAACAGACTTCACCTAGTCCTTCAATTGTAAATTGAATTCAAGCCGGGCCGATATGAGGCACAATTCTTTAGTAAAAGACTTCACCTAGTCCTTAAAGTATTTTATATCCAAGTGTTGATCTCACCGGATACATTGCGCGTGAAAGCCCCACATCGAACCAACTGACTTGTTTGTGTGATACAACTATCTCCTCTCCAGTAATTCGTGTTGTGGACAGTAGCTCGTGTTGTGATATCTACATTACAAAATGAACGTAGATAGTCAAGACTAGGGTACACCACGCCCCATATAGAGCACTAAATAGATAAACAATGTGTAATAAAGAGAAGAACCAGGGTTAAAACAACTGAATGACTACATCATGTCTCGAGATAACCCACATAAACTTCTCagaggtgccctgtgcttttgctgtggtgccctttgcaactTTCCAGTACAAAGTTACGTGTTCCTCATAGAGATGACCCTGACCAGAGCCAAGTTTACTCGCTCCTTCAAGAGCCAAGTTCAAGGCTTGTTACATTGACCCGGCTTCAGCCATCTCCAGTTCACTCACAACTTGCAAGATGCGAAGCTGTGCGGACGTCTTAAGTCTACCAGGTACCCTCCTCATTTTGGGCACCAGACTCAAACAAAACAGCATATCCTCATCCAGGTTGTCTGGTTTCCTACCTCCTTCGTACATTGTATACGTGTCATTTACATGCTGAATTGTGTTCATCACTGTCGACCCTATACTGGTGTCCCTTTCGACTGGCTGCGCATGCGACCACGATCGTGTCGGTGGTGGGTGTTGTCGTTGGTGTTGTTGTGGGGAGTCGTCTATGTTAATGGTCTCGGGTTCGAACGCCGGCTCAACCTTTGGGAAGTCTTGACTGGTACTCGGGATGTTCAGTTGGTGCACGTCTTCATCGTCGTCAATTACCTGGTCGATCTCATCCTCGTCCTCTTCCTCCCAGTAGGCAGCCGCTAAGAATGGAACAAACACGCAGAAAACAtcctactttaaaggcagtggacactattggtaattactcaaaataattattagcataaaacctttggtgacgagtaatagggagactAGGTTggcggtataaaacattgtgaggaacagctccctctgaaatgacgtagttttcgacaaagaagtaattttccacggatttgatttcgagacctcagatttagaattttgaggtctcgaaatcaagcatcttcgtgtgaccatggtgcgacaagggtgtttttttccttcgcTAATttattgcaactttgacgaccgattgaggttaaactttcacaggtttgttattttatgcatatgttgagatacaccaagtgtaaagactggtctttgacgattaccaatagtgtacagtgtctt is a window of Asterias rubens chromosome 21, eAstRub1.3, whole genome shotgun sequence DNA encoding:
- the LOC117304863 gene encoding uncharacterized protein LOC117304863, producing MEMVNIASCSNQELMTAIRKYEGIYNKSCLDYKSPFYKRKAWLAIANELHSDVTTVHTRYNNIRTSFSRYLKSIRYFRGGLDSSSSGIAIKPKYEFLRWLIVHIKHRKSKAVTYDDAMQGPSAAAYWEEEDEDEIDQVIDDDEDVHQLNIPSTSQDFPKVEPAFEPETINIDDSPQQHQRQHPPPTRSWSHAQPVERDTSIGSTVMNTIQHVNDTYTMYEGGRKPDNLDEDMLFCLSLVPKMRRVPGRLKTSAQLRILQVVSELEMAEAGSM